The Macrobrachium rosenbergii isolate ZJJX-2024 chromosome 8, ASM4041242v1, whole genome shotgun sequence genome includes a region encoding these proteins:
- the LOC136841084 gene encoding uncharacterized protein has translation MSFNMEKFFEDPRGHLLSLKDAKKNDLRKIAEQAGIPVLPSMVKAELLGRVLDFLVAKASVSSEENASLRPLTLGRGVAEAIEDPELVKLKLQLELEREKKAARQAEYEQKERMIALERQEREEKIEMERQLANIRLDEKGKAAHIASQMLEERDYYVLKKAVLDAYTITAEGYRQMFRNSIKGTTQTYLELFQVKLESENITTLEQLQNLMVLEEFLRRIPSNISMYIRERQEKEGKKAALLADEYHLIHKVKKHNSTDQVMQPSQQTAGNRPGTTQSKSQRRIALHCSQVTNDFSDFLCSGTVNNYPIKLLRDTGSSQTIVSGKLKPLTQPTNKYVTITDLSSKLVLPVVNMYIDCPYFTGRTEVALLDRDLPCEKADILLGNDLAEGTVLPNLIISQPVCVIENEQNQQEVLPCQATTRSAATKAAIGAPTDDTSNTSPSLADLVGLHHDDFANLQRSDDNLKDCFNKVKSPSDKSHKLPLFYLENNILMCHYRSPTLTDKDSWRDCHQLVVPGSLRSSIMKLAHSAESHLGVTKTYRRLLDDFYWPRMKMDSNGALERVHQTLKNLLRRYGMETEKEWDEDLDLLLYTLRSVPNESTGVSPFEMMFGRRPRSNLSMIKEQILKGSRKENQVSLPQYLKTLEEKLLYIHAFARKNFQHAQELMKDRYDKKAKVREFKCGDKVLVYHCIPGSPLREKFMGPYEIIRRTTKTNYIIATPDRRKSTQLVHVNLIKPYHESSTGIVNHVIHDCKSAKQSFSLTPLNHRSQNEMQTPTEVDTEVSHEDDETDFSVKSTLSWKDMNNSEILKSLPQFLDCSPNQKKDLSVLISKYASICSDRPGSCTKVKHDVVLEPNTKPIRQSFYRVSHRHLPILKQEVEYLLEHNLAKPSTSPWASPCILVRKTNNTYRMCTDYRKLNLKTVKDSYPLPRITDIIDSVSNAKYLTQIDLLKGYYQIKLTERAKEASAFITPFGLFEYNVLPFGLTNAPATFQRTMQDIIRGLPHVYVYLDDIVIATTTWEEHLRILTSLFERLREAHLTINLAKSSFGKGQVDASNIGFGGVLLQEIMSDGAASLPLLERLLPIAYHSGFFKGAQLRWATVEKELFSIINTVLHFHPYLEGLDNVTTKQ, from the exons ATGTCTTTCAACATGGAGAAGTTTTTTGAGGACCCTCGGGGGCACCTCTTATCGTTGAAAGATGCCAAGAAAAACGACCTGCGAAAGATTGCTGAGCAAGCAGGTATTCCTGTATTGCCCTCCATGGTGAAAGCGGAACTGCTGGGTAGAGTTTTGGATTTCCTGGTAGCCAAAGCTTCTGTTTCATCAGAAGAAAatgcttcccttcggccccttacATTAGGGAGAGGCGTAGCTGAGGCTATAGAGGATCCAGAATTGGTGAAGCTCAAGTTGCAGcttgaattggagagagagaaaaaggcagcTCGTCAAGCTGAATATGAGCAGAAAGAAAGGATGATAGCCTTGGAACgacaggaaagagaagaaaagatagaGATGGAGAGACAGCTAGCCAATATCAGGTTGGACGAGAAGG GCAAGGCTGCTCATATAGCTTCGCAAATGTTAGAGGAACGAGATTACTATGTCCTGAAGAAAGCTGTCCTTGATGCCTATACCATTACAGCTGAAGGGTATAGACAAATGTTCAGGAACTCCATAAAAGGAACCACTCAAACTTATTTGGAATTGTTTCAGGTCAAATTAGAATCTGAAAACATAACTACCTTGGAACAATTACAGAACTTAATGGTACTAGAGGAGTTTTTGAGGAGAATTCCTTCCAACATTTCTATGTACATCAGAGAACGGcaggagaaggaggggaagaaAGCGGCTCTTCTTGCTGATGAATATCACCTCATCCATAAGGTCAAGAAACATAACTCTACAGATCAG GTTATGCAGCCTTCTCAGCAAACAGCAGGGAACAGACCAGGGACTACTCAGAGCAAAAGCCAAAGAAGGATTGCTCTCCATTGTTCTCAAGTCACAAATGACTTCTCAGATTTCCTTTGCTCTGGTACTGTCAATAATTACCCTATAAAGTTGTTAAGGGACACAGGATCGTCACAAACTATAGTAAGTGGTAAATTGAAACCTCTGACCCAGCCTACTAATAAATATGTCACCATCACTGATTTATCCAGTAAATTAGTGTTACCTGTggttaatatgtatatagattgcCCTTACTTTACTGGAAGAACTGAAGTAGCCTTACTGGATAGAGATTTGCCTTGTGAGAAAGCTGATATTCTGCTAGGAAATGATTTAGCTGAAGGAACTGTTTTACCTAATCTCATTATTTCTCAACCAGTGTGTGTTATAGAAAATGAGCAGAACCAACAGGAAGTTCTACCTTGTCAAGCCACCACTCGTTCTGCTGCTACTAAAGCTGCAATTGGAGCTCCCACTGATGACACCTCAAACACCTCGCCGAGCTTAGCAGACTTGGTTGGTCTCCATCATGATGATTTCGCCAATCTTCAGAGATCAGATGATAACCTTAAGGATTGCTTCAACAAGGTTAAAAGTCCCTCGGATAAGAGCCATAAGTTACCCTTATTTTATCTAGAGAATAATATCCTCATGTGTCATTACAGGTCTCCTACACTGACTGACAAAGACTCGTGGCGCGACTGTCATCAACTGGTTGTACCTGGCAGCCTCCGATCTTCAATCATGAAATTAGCTCACTCTGCTGAGAGTCATCTAGGCGTCACAAAGACATACAGGCGCCTCCTAGACGATTTCTACTGGCCCAGAATGAAGATGGAC TCCAATGGGGCCTTAGAGAGAGTACATCAGACTCTTAAGAATTTGCTACGACGCTATGGAATGGAAACGGAGAAGGAATGGGATGAAGACCTAGACTTACTTCTGTACACACTTCGTAGCGTACCAAATGAGTCTACAGGAGTTTCTCCATTTGAGATGATGTTTGGACGAAGACCTAGGTCCAACCTAAGCATGATAAAAGAACAGATACTAAAAGGTTCTAGGAAAGAAAATCAGGTAAGCCTTCCCCAATACTTGAAGACCTTGGAGGAGAAGTTGTTGTATATCCATGCCTTCGCTCGAAAGAACTTTCAGCATGCTCAAGAGCTTATGAAGGATAGATATGACAAGAAGGCAAAGGTAAGAGAGTTTAAGTGTGGAGATAAGGTGCTGGTATATCACTGCATACCTGGCTCCCCcttgagagagaaattcatgggACCTTATGAGATTATCAGGCGGaccacaaaaacaaattatattattgcaACTCCTGACAGACGTAAGTCTACTCAGCTTGTACATGTGAACTTGATAAAACCCTATCATGAATCTTCCACAGGTATAGTTAATCATGTAATTCATGACTGTAAATCTGCCAAGCAGAGTTTTTCACTAACGCCTCTTAATCATAGGTCACAGAATGAGATGCAGACTCCTACCGAAGTTGATACAGAGGTGAGCCATGAGGATGACGAGACTGATTTCAGTGTGAAGTCTACTTTGTCTTGGAAGGACATGAACAATTCAGAGATTCTAAAGTCCCTTCCACAGTTCCTAGACTGTTCACCCAATCAAAAGAAAGACTTGAGTGTACTCATTAGCAAGTATGCATCAATTTGCTCAGATAGGCCTGGAAGTTGCACCAAAGTAAAGCATGATGTGGTACTAGAACCTAATACAAAACCCATCAGACAATCTTTTTACAGGGTATCTCATCGCCATCTGCCTATCTTGAAACAGGAAGTGGAATACTTACTGGAACATAACCTCGCCAAGCCCAGTACATCCCCATGGGCTTCTCCATGCATTCTGGTAAGGAAAACCAACAATACCTACCGCATGTGTACCGATTatagaaaacttaatttaaagACTGTCAAAGACTCTTACCCATTGCCCAGAATAACTGATATAATAGATTCTGTCAGTAATGCCAAATATTTAACTCAAATAGACCTGCTGAAAGGCTACTACCAGATTAAGCTAACAGAAAGGGCCAAAGAAGCTTCAGCGTTCATCACTCCTTTTGGTTTATTTGAATATAATGTATTGCCATTTGGCCTAACCAATGCCCCAGCTACATTTCAGAGGACTATGCAAGACATCATCAGGGGACTCCCCCATGTATATGTGTACCTGGACGACATTGTCATAGCAACCACTACCTGGGAAGAACACCTGAGAATACTAACTTCCCTCTTCGAAAGATTAAGAGAGGCACACTTGACCATCAACCTTGCAAAGAGCTCCTTTGGCAAAGGTCAG gtagatgccagcaacatcggtTTTGGTGGTGTTCTTTTACAGGAAATCATGAGTGATGGTGCTGCTTCCTTGCCTCTGTTGGAGAGACTCTTGCCCATAGCCTATCATTCTGGATTCTTCAAAGGGGCACAACTCAGATGGGCTACAGTAGAAAAAGAATTATTCAGTATAATCAACACGGTGCTACATTTCCATCCGTATCTGGAAGGCCTAGACAATGTTACTACAAAACAATGA